The Pseudanabaena sp. PCC 6802 genomic interval GCAAACAAGGCAATATTTCACCAACCGGCGGCAACCACATTTGACGAGGACTACCTGCGGCAATCGCATAGCGAGAAAGCCTTGATAAAGCATGGGCGGGACTTTCCAGTAGAACCGCGAGCGGCAAATCGGCAAAAAGGGCTTCCCACACCTGCGCTCCCGTAGTTCCCTCTGGGAGCGATCGCGACTGCCAGTGGTACGAATTAATAATCACGCCGATTACAAAAATTCACCTGCCCGATTCGGGCACTTTAGCTAATTTCGCGAATAATAGGGTTGCCATCTTTGAACTCGCCGACCAGGATTAGATCGGCTACGCCCACAAATAGACCATTTTCCAGTACGCCAGGAATATTATTCAGGGTTTTCTCCAACTCAGCCGCATTGGGAATATCGCTAAAAGTCACGTCCAGTACCATGTTGCCCTGATCGGTAATTACGGGACCGTCCTTTTTGACTCCCATGCGTAACTCGGGTTTCCCACCTAACTGCTCGATCGCTTTACTTACAGGCGCGATCGCCATCGGTAACACTTCTACTGGCACTGCGAACGTGGAACCAAGTTTATCGACTAATTTCGACTCATCTACGACAACAATAAAAAGCTCGGCGAGGGAATCCACTACTTTCTCGCGGGTATGGGCAGCCCCCCCACCCTTGATCAAGTTCTTAGCAGGATCGACCTCATCCGCTCCATCAATTGCCACATCAATCCGATCCACGTCGTCAAGGGAGCGGATCGGCACGCCATACTTTTTCCCCAATACCGATGCTTGAAATGAGGTAGGGATGCCCACAATATCCTTCAGATCTCCCGATGCAATTCTGGCTCCTAGCTCGGCGATCGCAAATGCTGTTGTCGAACCCGTACCTAAGCCGACAACCATGCCTGACTTCACTCGTTTAGCAGCGGCAATTCCTACTTCTTGCTTGAGTTGTTTAATGGCATCGGGGGATGTAGTCATGAATATTCCTAGGGTTTCTTAAAAATGCACCATCGATCCTAGCGCAGGTTGGGACGCTTTCTTAATTTATCTTCACAATTTAGAATATTTCTGTAACATGCAGGGAATTTAACACTATGTCTAACGCAACGTCTAACTTAGCTGAGTTTCTACAGCCAATTGCTGATGGTTTTAGTAAATTGGGCGTACCAGCGCCAGTCGTGCATTGGGGGCACCCATTTTTCATGGCGATCGTGATTTTTGTGATGGGTAGTTTTGTTGGTCTGGCTGGTTGGCGCGGTCGCACGGCTACCGATCCCGAGGTAGCAAATAAAAATAAAGCCGAACACCGCAAAATAGCCTCTTTGATGACAGTATTTTTGGCAACAGGATATACAGGCGGCTTACTATCTCTAGTCATGCAAAAGGAACCACTGCTGGAAAGCCCCCACTTTCTGACTGGCTCCGCAGTACTGACTTTATTAGCAATCAACGGTGCGATTTCACTAACAGGATTTGGCGGCAACAAGCCCGCCCTTCGCACAGCCCATGCTTATCTTGGCAGTGCCATTTTAGTGTTATTAGTCGTCCATGCTGCCCTGGGTCTTAAATTAGGCTTGTCAATTTAATTCGGGCCAAGACTTGCAGAACTGTATTGACAAAAACATATTTAGTCTGCAAAATGAAGATCGCTCAAAAAATGAGCGATTGGGACTGTAGTTCAATTGGTTAGAGCACCGCCCTGTCACGGCGGAAGTTGCGGGTTCGAGCCCCGTCAGTCCCGTTAAACATCAAACAAGTATCGTCCAGACAAAGAGCTACTATCGCGGCAAAAATACCTGTCAGTGGTAGAAATTTTCGACCAGTACCTAGCTAAAAAGACGAAACATATCGATCGGCGTACCTTGGAGAAATACCAGACCGTGCGATCGCACTTGCTTAACTTCTTTGTATCTAGGAATGTCTAAAAGTAATGGGTTCAATGAAATTTAGATGGCAAAATCTGTTAGCCCAAATAGGAATTGCTCAGGGAAAAATCGTGTCCCCTTGCAGCGAGGCAGAGATTTTAGAAGTTGAAACATCTCTAGAAATTTTGCTGCCTTCTGAATTCAAGGCTTTTAGTTAAGTCTTTGGAGGAGGAACCCTCGGGGATGTTTATTTTGAACGTCTCGACTCTTCTTGTTTAGCAAATGTAGATTGGAATGGAGCAAAATCCTTTCGACTCAGTACTGTCAGTACAAGTGTTTTTCACCGCTTGTGAGTCTACGATTATCAGGGTCGTCCATTTCGGCTTTTTTCTACCTGTGCTCTGACCTGGCTATGCAAGGCCGCCATGATTTGGTCTAACACCTAGATTTTTTACAGCCACAAATCCTTCACCCGAGTAGGGTGAATTTACTACTTTAGGCTGTACTCGTTTCTGTTAATATTTGTAAAAGTTAATAATGTTTGTTTAATATAATATAAAGTCCTATGAGCTTACTGATCGTTGGTGCGACAGGTACACTTGGTCGCCAAATTACTCGTCACGCGCTAGATCGGGAGCTTAAGGTCAAATGCTTAGTACGCAACTCTCAAAAAGCGGGCTTTCTGAAGGAGTGGGGCGCAGATCTAATTGTCGGAAACCTTACCAAACCGGACACCATTGAGAAAGCTATGGAAGGTGTCACGCAGGTAATCGATGCTGCGACCACCAGAGCAACCGACGCACTCAGAATTAAGGAAGTGGACTGGACTGGTAAAGTGTCTCTGATTCAGGCGGCAGAAAAAGCTAACGTGGAAAAATTTGTCTTTTTCTCGATTCTGAATGCAGAGAAATATCCCAACGTCCCTTTAATGGATATTAAACACTGTACGGAGAAGTTCCTAGCCCAAACCAAACTCAATTACACTATCCTCAGACCCTGTGGGTTTATGCAAGGTCTGATCGGTCAATATGCTATCCCCATTCTGGAAAACCAAACTGTTTGGATCACGGGCGAAACATCCCCGATCGCTTACATGAATACCCAGGATATTGCCAAATTTGCGATCGCAGCGCTAGCGCTCGAACCAGCCAAACGCCAAACCTATGCGATCGCCGGGCCTAAGACCTGGTCGCCCAGCGAGATCGTACGTCTGTGCGAGCGCCTATCAGGACGTACTGCTCGTACGGCCAATATGCCAATTGGCCTGCTCAGGTTTGTCCGCAATGTCACAAGCGCCTTTGAATGGGGTTGGAGCATATCAGAGCGCATGGCATTTAGCGAAGTTCTGGCTAGCGGCATACCTTTAGCGGCAGATATGGATGAGACCTGTCAAATTTTTGGTATCGACACAGCCGAGCTAACTACGCTTGAGTCATACCTACAAGAATACTTCGCCCGCATTCTGCGCAAGCTCAAAGAACTTGACTACAAAGAAACAAAAGTGAAAGCGCCCTTCTAAAGGTATGGGGGTTGGGAAAGAGAGTTTATAGCGACCCAAAACAAGATAGTATTGATCCTGGCATTTTGTGCCCATAACCCTTATATGTCTGACGTATAACTATGATTCACGAGATATTCATGCCTGCCCTAAGCTCTACAATGACGGAGGGCAAGATTACATCCTGGCTGAAGTCGCCTGGCGACAAGCTGGAGAAAGGCGACATTGTCGTGGTTGTAGAATCCGACAAGGCGGATATGGATGTGGAAACCTTCTATGAGGGTTATTTAGCTAAAATTGTCGTCCCCGCTGGCGAAGTGGCGGCGGTTGGTAGCGCGATCGCCTACGTGGCTGAAACTGAGGCGGAAATTGCTGAAGCGGAGCAGAAAGCTTCCAGCACTAATGGTTCTAGTGCCGCTACCGTCTCTACACCAGCGGTAGCACCCGTGGCGGCGGCTGTAGGAGCAATACCCGATGTAATTACCACCCCCCCCGCACCTATTAGAACTAGCGATCGCATAATTGCTTCGCCCCGCGCTAAGCGTCTAGCTAAAGATCGTCGCATCGATCTCGGCACCATTAGAGGTACGGGGCCCAATGGTCGCATTACAGCAGCGGATATTGAGAGCTTGCTCAAGCCATCTGCTCCCTCTATTACCCAACCTGCAATCGCGGCTCAACCTGCTGGCAGCTATACCCCCCCTGCGGCGATCGCGTCACCTGGTTATGCACCCGTTCAACCTGGTACGGTACAGCCTTTGACCACGCTCCAAAGTGCCGTGGTACGCAATATGAATGCGAGTTTGAGCGTCCCCACTTACCATGTGGGCTATACGATTACTACAACAGAACTCGATCGGCTCTACAAGCAAATTAAGTCCAAGGGTGTTACCATGACTGCTTTGCTGGCAAAAGCTGTAGCAGTAACGCTGAAAAAGCATCCACTCCTCAATTCAGCTTTTACAGAACAGGGGATTGCCCACAAGGGCGATATTAATGTAGCTGTAGCTGTGGCAATGGATGATGGTGGTTTAATTACACCAGTCTTGCCTCGCGCCGACCAGATGGATATCTATAGCTTGTCGCGCCATTGGAAGAACCTCGTAGAACGGGCGCGAGCCAAGCAACTGCAACCGGAGGAATATTCGACTGGCACGTTTACGATTTCTAATCTAGGCATGTTTGGTGTCGATCGCTTTGATGCGATTCTCCCACCCGGTACGGGCGCGATTCTGGCGATCGGAGCATCGATTCCGACTGTAGTAGCGACATCTGACGGTGCGATCGCCGTACGCAATCAAATGCAAGTAAATATCACCTGCGATCATCGCGTCATCTATGGCGCTCATGCAGCACAATTCCTCCAGGATCTAGCCAAACTGATCGAAACTAACGCTCAGTCCTTAGCGCTTTAGTGAAAGTCAGTTTATGAGAGGTATAAGGGAAATTTTCAGAAGTGGCAAGTGATAGAACCTAAGTAGCAATTAAACTAATCACTTGCCAAAAACTTCGTCTTCTTTGCCAATCCACCATTCTCCTAGGTTGACTGAATCTTGATGGAGTTCTCGAACAGATTGGAAGTATTCTTCAGGAGAAAGATAATCCCGATTCTCTTTAAGCATTTGGAGGCGCAACAGCACCAAAAGCCAAGGCTTGGAAATGCCATCAGTTGCTTCAATATATCTCGCTAAATCCCGACTATTCATAGGTAATGACTCAATATTAACCTTCTTACCAATTTTGGGATCTCCTATACTAGACCCTCCAAGGTGGCTCCAACAACTCGATAATCGGAATCATACCGCAAGTCCAGTAAAGCAGCTTTCGCCCGAGGCTCGTCAAAGGAGCTCAAGACTCTGGCTACTTGTGCCCGGATTTCTCCATCGTCGGCATTAGCAAGGGATAGCAAAACAGCTAGAGCCTCTGACTCTTGAGGTGTTCCCTGGAGTTGTCCTAAATTAGCGATCGCAGCTAACTTGACCTCCCGGTTATTTCCCTCGACACCCCAACGACAGAGCTTTAGAAGCCCGTCGGGGTACTCATTCCCCTCCACAGAAGCCAGAATGCTCTGTCGCACCAGCCAGTTAGAATCTCGTTCAAATAATTTCAGCAAATGAGGGATAGCTGACTCCCCGTATTTGGCAAGAGAATTAGCAGCCTCAGCTCGGACATTAGAATCAGTGTCGTATTCGAGCAAGTCCAGTAACGCCTCAAAAGCTTCCTCCGTCTGCTTCCGCCCCAGACCTATTGCTACAAAGGAGCGAATGATAAATTCTTTGTCACTCATCCGCCGCCTGAGTAAAGGGACGACCACTTCAGGGGCGTAGTGCCTCAATTCGGTAATTGCCCTCATGCGCTCTTGAGGATTTGGGCTGTCGAGGTAGGCTTCAATTTGGCGTAGTTCCATAGTCTCCTCAGGAATATTCAACAAAATTTACATTTATTTTACATTTCTTTACATTAAAGAGCAAGGGGACAACTGAGTTCGATCGGGAATACCAGCCGCTAAAATCATTATTTTACAGGGTTTTGCTGAAGACGGACTTTATTTATTGCCAGAAGCCGAGTGCTAGCCTTGACTGTGGGCTGTTAAAATCTTCGCTCATATGGGGTAATAGGTGGAGCTATTTAACGGGCTTGCCTGGAATCTTTGCAGTGGCAAGATAAAAATTTTTCATGTATACGATTTTCACCTGCTTGCCGATATGAGCGTTTACTTTAAAGGAACTTAGATACGGAAAGTGCGCTCCATACATTTCTCTCAATTGCAAAAGTCAAGCTTTTCAAGATTTTTAACGTTTTCTAAAGTTTCTGTCAAATAGGCTACAAAATGTTAGAAATTAGAAGTGGAGCTGGAAATAGGAGATGTAGTCTTATGAGTACCGCCGACGAAACCAGAGAATTGTTAACTCAAGAACGCTTGGGAGCAGAACGATCGCAGCAAAACATGCTGGAACGAACTGCCGAAGCACTGGCACACGGCTCTGGCAAGCTTACGGAAGCAGCGAGAGAGGAAATCGCCCAAGCGCGTCTAGAAGCAGAGCGATCGCAAGAAATCATCCTCGAACGGGTAACTGAAGCTCTAGAACAGTCAGAAGGCCCAGTAAACGAAGCAGGAAGGGAGTTACTGACTCAAGAAAGGTTAAAAGCCGAGCAGAGGCAGCAAACTGTTCTCCAGCGCGCTACTGAAACCTGAATATCGAATGCAGGAGGGTAAGGGAACTTGCTGAGAGGCATCCTCACCCTCCCGATTTTACGGATTTATTCCCTTGCTGAAATTTCAACGAGAAATTTCTCGGCTGTGGGATTTGCAAAATTAAGCAAAATTTTATCTCGATCTTATATCCTCGATCTATGCTAGGAACAGGAGTGAAGAATCGAGAGCATCTTGAGTTTGCACTGCCATAACCTTACCGATACTACCATTGTTAAAGGGAGGCGCGTAGGTCTGACTGTTATAAAAAATCAGCATAAAATACATAAAACTTATGTCTTCCAAAAAAATAAATCGCACTAACTGGTTTGAGATATTCGGCTACGGCCTGGCGATCGCGATCGGTATAGGCTGGGGCTTGAGTGGAATTATCAATTTACCAAAGCCTCAAGAACAAGTAGCCCCACAGAATACCAAGTCTGATTATTAATGCGATCGCCCTTTAATCAGATCGATCTAAGCGAACCAACTAGAAAAGTTGCGATTCAATTTCGCCATGTTTCCTATGGGGTGAAACAACAGCAAATTCTGCGCAACTTGCATCTGCATGTTTATGAGGGCGAAATGCTGGTTTTGTTGGGGACTAGCGGTTGTGGCAAAACTACGACTTTGAAACTAATCAATCGTTCGATCGAGCCATCGGATGGCGAAGTGATAGTTGAGGGGCGCTCTACGCAACAGTGGCAGCCAATCGCACTCCGCCGTCGCATCGGCTACACGATCCAGGAAACTGGGCTATTTCCCCATTTCAGCGTGGCGCGTAATATTGCACTGGTGCCGACATTAGAAGGCTGGCATCGCGATCGCATTGTCAAGCGCGTGCGCGAATTACTTGAGTTAGTGGGACTAGAACCCCAAAAATTTGCCCAACGCTATCCCCACGAGCTATCGGGCGGGCAGAAGCAACGGGTTGGTGTAGCGCGAGCGCTCGCTGCCGATCCTCCTATCGTGCTGATGGACGAACCATTTGGAGCGCTGGATTTGCTGACGCGATTGGAGATCCAGAAGGAATTTCGCCAACTGCAACAACAACTGGGCAAGACAGTGGTTTTTGTCACCCACGATATCCAGGAAGCATTTTTTCTGGCCGAGCGCATCGGTCTGATGCATGAGGGACAATTAGTAGAGCTAGGTTCTAAACAAGAATTTCTGCGATCGCCCGTTCCAGAAGTACGCGCTTTTGTGCAATGTCTGGAAACACTAAAGCAATCTCTTATATTGCCTGGAGAGTAGAATGATAGTTTATGAGTTGGTGGATGGAGCCTAGTGAACTTTCTAGAATTTTTCTCTCGCTTTGGTGCAGAAATACTCCAACGCAGTTGGGAGCATCTATTTTTAGTTGGGATATCCAGTGGCATGGCAATTCTAATTGGCATACCGCTAGGTATTCTCATTACACGCCAACCTGCTTTGCGGAAAACAGTTATTGGCTTTGCTAATGTCGTACAGACAATTCCTAGTTTGGCATTATTTGGTTTCTTGATTCCCATTCCCTTCATTGGTGGAATTGGTTCGCGCACGGCAATTATTGCTCTATTTCTTTATGCTCTCCTCCCAATTATCCGTAACACATACGTGGGCATCACCAGCGTCGATCCTGCCATTCGCGAAGCAGGCAAGGCGATGGGTATGACTGACTGGCAGCTATTGACGCAAGTGGAAATACCGCTATCCTTGGGAGTAATTCTGGCTGGCGTGCGAGTAGCTGTAGTGATTTCTGTCGGTATTGCTCCCATTGCTGCTGCGATCGGAGCGGGAGGTTTGGGTGAATTTATTTTTAGGGGAGTGGCTGTGGTCGATAATCAACAGATTTTAGCGGGTGCAATTCCGGCTGCGTTGATGGCATTGCTAATCGATCTAGGTTTGGGACAGATCGAACGCCGATTTATCGCTCCTATTTCCAATAAAGTCTAGTGCTCGTCCCGTTTTGCTTTATCCTGCGATCGCGCAATCCGACGCTCCGTGCCATCAACGACAAACTCTAACCCCGGACAGGCTGCCAACACTTGCTTCAGGCGATACGCTCTGCGTTCTGGCAACAGTTGCTCATATCCGAGTGCCTGATTCAACACTCCTGTTAAGCGATGTATCCATTCATGCGCTTGCGCTTGCCCAATCCCAAACAAATATCCTTGCACTGCTTGCGTGGGATACTGCCGAAAGTAAAACAGAATGAACAACAGCTTGTCTTGCGTTTCGAGCAGTTCTGCCTTGCGCCCTCCTCCATATCTGCGCAGGCGATTGTCTCGCTTCTTGTAATGCTGGGTTAGATAGTCTTGCCATGCCCGCTCAAAGCTGACTAGTAATTGCGCAAATTCCGATCTACTCAGTCCGGTTAAGCTCTGTAATATGCGTGGTTTGTTTTGTAATTCTTTGTAGCTCAGCATTGCTTTTGCGACCATTAAGTCAG includes:
- the rpiA gene encoding ribose-5-phosphate isomerase RpiA, which gives rise to MTTSPDAIKQLKQEVGIAAAKRVKSGMVVGLGTGSTTAFAIAELGARIASGDLKDIVGIPTSFQASVLGKKYGVPIRSLDDVDRIDVAIDGADEVDPAKNLIKGGGAAHTREKVVDSLAELFIVVVDESKLVDKLGSTFAVPVEVLPMAIAPVSKAIEQLGGKPELRMGVKKDGPVITDQGNMVLDVTFSDIPNAAELEKTLNNIPGVLENGLFVGVADLILVGEFKDGNPIIREIS
- a CDS encoding DUF4079 domain-containing protein is translated as MSNATSNLAEFLQPIADGFSKLGVPAPVVHWGHPFFMAIVIFVMGSFVGLAGWRGRTATDPEVANKNKAEHRKIASLMTVFLATGYTGGLLSLVMQKEPLLESPHFLTGSAVLTLLAINGAISLTGFGGNKPALRTAHAYLGSAILVLLVVHAALGLKLGLSI
- a CDS encoding NmrA family NAD(P)-binding protein is translated as MSLLIVGATGTLGRQITRHALDRELKVKCLVRNSQKAGFLKEWGADLIVGNLTKPDTIEKAMEGVTQVIDAATTRATDALRIKEVDWTGKVSLIQAAEKANVEKFVFFSILNAEKYPNVPLMDIKHCTEKFLAQTKLNYTILRPCGFMQGLIGQYAIPILENQTVWITGETSPIAYMNTQDIAKFAIAALALEPAKRQTYAIAGPKTWSPSEIVRLCERLSGRTARTANMPIGLLRFVRNVTSAFEWGWSISERMAFSEVLASGIPLAADMDETCQIFGIDTAELTTLESYLQEYFARILRKLKELDYKETKVKAPF
- a CDS encoding dihydrolipoamide acetyltransferase family protein — protein: MIHEIFMPALSSTMTEGKITSWLKSPGDKLEKGDIVVVVESDKADMDVETFYEGYLAKIVVPAGEVAAVGSAIAYVAETEAEIAEAEQKASSTNGSSAATVSTPAVAPVAAAVGAIPDVITTPPAPIRTSDRIIASPRAKRLAKDRRIDLGTIRGTGPNGRITAADIESLLKPSAPSITQPAIAAQPAGSYTPPAAIASPGYAPVQPGTVQPLTTLQSAVVRNMNASLSVPTYHVGYTITTTELDRLYKQIKSKGVTMTALLAKAVAVTLKKHPLLNSAFTEQGIAHKGDINVAVAVAMDDGGLITPVLPRADQMDIYSLSRHWKNLVERARAKQLQPEEYSTGTFTISNLGMFGVDRFDAILPPGTGAILAIGASIPTVVATSDGAIAVRNQMQVNITCDHRVIYGAHAAQFLQDLAKLIETNAQSLAL
- a CDS encoding HEAT repeat domain-containing protein, which produces MELRQIEAYLDSPNPQERMRAITELRHYAPEVVVPLLRRRMSDKEFIIRSFVAIGLGRKQTEEAFEALLDLLEYDTDSNVRAEAANSLAKYGESAIPHLLKLFERDSNWLVRQSILASVEGNEYPDGLLKLCRWGVEGNNREVKLAAIANLGQLQGTPQESEALAVLLSLANADDGEIRAQVARVLSSFDEPRAKAALLDLRYDSDYRVVGATLEGLV
- a CDS encoding ATP-binding cassette domain-containing protein — its product is MRSPFNQIDLSEPTRKVAIQFRHVSYGVKQQQILRNLHLHVYEGEMLVLLGTSGCGKTTTLKLINRSIEPSDGEVIVEGRSTQQWQPIALRRRIGYTIQETGLFPHFSVARNIALVPTLEGWHRDRIVKRVRELLELVGLEPQKFAQRYPHELSGGQKQRVGVARALAADPPIVLMDEPFGALDLLTRLEIQKEFRQLQQQLGKTVVFVTHDIQEAFFLAERIGLMHEGQLVELGSKQEFLRSPVPEVRAFVQCLETLKQSLILPGE
- a CDS encoding ABC transporter permease, whose product is MNFLEFFSRFGAEILQRSWEHLFLVGISSGMAILIGIPLGILITRQPALRKTVIGFANVVQTIPSLALFGFLIPIPFIGGIGSRTAIIALFLYALLPIIRNTYVGITSVDPAIREAGKAMGMTDWQLLTQVEIPLSLGVILAGVRVAVVISVGIAPIAAAIGAGGLGEFIFRGVAVVDNQQILAGAIPAALMALLIDLGLGQIERRFIAPISNKV
- a CDS encoding helix-turn-helix domain-containing protein, with the protein product MVAKAMLSYKELQNKPRILQSLTGLSRSEFAQLLVSFERAWQDYLTQHYKKRDNRLRRYGGGRKAELLETQDKLLFILFYFRQYPTQAVQGYLFGIGQAQAHEWIHRLTGVLNQALGYEQLLPERRAYRLKQVLAACPGLEFVVDGTERRIARSQDKAKRDEH